Proteins encoded by one window of Clostridium perfringens:
- a CDS encoding PDDEXK family nuclease, which yields MLKSFYVLMNSKNIEKSLMKFRKISIKKVSQIIIKECIKEKLNYEIIEKNNNEFIVEISSSRKKTLIVFHKALAVTIYDYYKFIRLIQDREIDKGVYITTGVFQQDVYNMAETDRFINRIKLLNGKDFVVKQRWIKRKKHHHISYDKLSFKSLF from the coding sequence ATGCTGAAATCTTTTTATGTTCTTATGAATTCAAAGAATATAGAAAAGTCATTAATGAAATTTAGGAAGATATCAATAAAAAAAGTAAGCCAAATAATAATTAAAGAGTGTATTAAAGAAAAATTAAATTATGAAATCATAGAAAAGAATAATAATGAATTTATAGTAGAAATAAGTTCTAGTAGAAAAAAGACTTTAATAGTATTTCATAAAGCGTTAGCTGTAACAATTTATGATTACTATAAGTTTATACGTTTAATACAAGATAGAGAGATAGATAAGGGCGTATATATTACCACAGGAGTTTTTCAACAAGATGTTTATAACATGGCAGAAACAGATAGATTTATAAATAGAATAAAACTTCTAAATGGAAAAGACTTTGTTGTTAAGCAAAGGTGGATAAAGAGAAAGAAACATCATCATATTTCATACGACAAATTAAGTTTTAAATCTTTATTTTGA